One window of the Flavobacteriaceae bacterium YJPT1-3 genome contains the following:
- a CDS encoding DUF2807 domain-containing protein, which translates to MKTFITLILAIAFTLPASAQWWGKNKRVKGNGDETTITREVGSYDQVNVAGFFDVELVAGKEGSLTLKGESNLLEYIITEVENGALKIKTEKGVNLDPSWNKTIFITVPFEDLEEVTLSGSGDVIAKDVIKADQFRTAVAGSGDLIVEVDAGDAEAKVAGSGDLTIKGRATNFTTAVAGSGDVHASDLKAENVTASVAGSGDISVYCSGMFKARVSGSGDIEYSGNPQKEDIKVAGSGSVSN; encoded by the coding sequence ATGAAAACATTCATCACCTTAATTTTAGCCATCGCTTTCACCCTTCCAGCCAGCGCACAATGGTGGGGTAAGAATAAACGGGTCAAAGGAAATGGCGACGAAACCACCATCACTAGAGAGGTAGGTAGCTACGATCAGGTCAATGTGGCCGGCTTCTTCGATGTAGAACTTGTGGCCGGTAAGGAAGGAAGCCTGACCCTGAAAGGGGAGTCTAACTTGCTGGAGTACATCATTACCGAAGTAGAAAATGGTGCGCTAAAGATCAAAACAGAAAAAGGCGTCAACTTAGACCCTAGCTGGAACAAGACCATTTTCATCACGGTTCCTTTTGAAGACCTGGAGGAAGTAACCCTATCTGGAAGCGGCGATGTGATCGCTAAGGATGTCATTAAAGCGGATCAATTTCGAACTGCGGTTGCCGGAAGTGGGGATCTGATTGTTGAAGTCGATGCCGGTGATGCCGAGGCCAAAGTAGCCGGGAGCGGAGATCTCACGATTAAAGGACGAGCGACCAATTTTACGACAGCAGTCGCTGGAAGTGGTGATGTACATGCCTCCGACCTAAAAGCCGAGAATGTTACCGCCTCTGTAGCCGGAAGTGGAGACATCTCCGTCTACTGCAGCGGCATGTTTAAAGCCCGAGTAAGCGGTTCTGGAGATATTGAATACTCCGGGAACCCACAGAAGGAAGACATCAAAGTCGCCGGATCCGGAAGTGTTTCTAATTAA